Part of the Impatiens glandulifera chromosome 8, dImpGla2.1, whole genome shotgun sequence genome is shown below.
ataattgggatagAAACTCATCGACTCAATATCAATGGTGTTACTAGATGAAAACCGACCTTATTTGTGCCGGGAATAAGACTACGAAGCATGGAGAGATGACCATTAATCCTCTCCCGCCGTCGTCTCTCCGCCTCACTATGATTCCGCATCGCCGCCATAACTTTCTCCGCCGTGACTTCTCTCTTCCCCGGCGGTCTCACCATTGCTCTAACAAGCTCTCCCCTTTCATGGTCTAGAAccaacgaagaagaagatgataaaaACCCACCTTGTAAAATATCTTCAAGTTTCAAATTCCCCGAAATCAACCCATCAAAACAACTCGGCAATTCCATCTTTTTCATAAATTGCAGATGAAGAACAGAGGTTGGTTGAAGATATATATACAGGGGAAGAAGGTAATAAAATAGAGACGGCCATCCAATAGAAGAAGGTATAGTCACCAACTATGAAACCTGcaactattaattatattttttcaagttGAAATGAAGAAGATATCATGAATGAAGAAGACGTGAGGAATATCCCATTTTTCAAATTCTAGTCATTTTCCGTTGACATTTTTGTCATTAATCTATTTGCATGGTAGTTTGATAAAAGCTTCATTGAGATGACGTAAAAGACCTCAACTATTCTAGGGTTAtcttttcttcttaatttcCTCCATTAgtaaacttaaatttatttcgTTTTTAAAGCGTTTTCAGAATACATGAGTGTGACCACAATAGGATTAATCACATATCTCTCAAAcacacttaataatttaattaggaGCAGAACTTGTTGCATGAGAGACTCAAACCTAGGACCTCTCAAAGAGGCTGATATCCATCTTTGGTCGCCACTAGACTAGAAGAGAAAATACATCATAGAAATAACCCGATTTGATCTGTAGATCagtattttgttgttttttagaattgtaatttgttattggtttgattttttttttaaattagagagCTATGGTGACCTATTGGAAAAAGTGACTAAATGTCACAAGTTTAATTCCTACTAAAAACAGTTGTGGGGCATCATGATTCTCctccattaaaaaaaatattaaagaactAAACTCTATTAAGATAGTTAAATGACAAAAAGTGGTTCctaaaaaactaaatttgacgaatttagattttttttttatcatttaaactgTCAATCAAACTGATTAGGCTCGATACAAGAAGTAGTGAACCGACCAAAAACTGGTTGATCTAGAATTGTTTTGCTCATTGTTTCGGTTCGATTTTGTTTAGAATTAACATATTTATGTGAGTTTAAGGAAGTTCAAACACGGAGTTGTTGGAATTGATCCACATACATTAGACCCATTTGAAAACAATTGATAGTTATATATGAGtttgaagaatattataaaacatacctttattaaatttgttgacTTTGTTTTGTTTACCCAAACATAAATCTAGCTATATAAAGTGTTTATAAATCTGCCAATTTATAACTTCAAGTtactaacaaaaataataaaataaaataattaatgaatttataagTAAACTAACAAAAATTgggtaaaaaatataaaatcaataaagaTAGTGGGTACAAGATGAGGTTTCAAGGGTAATTTTGACTTATTTCAAGGATAAAATTATCACCTAATACACccatttaaaaatacttaattatagtacatttaaaaacaatagaaataatatattgttcATGGAAGGGATTTGGTTGAAGATTAGCTAAGAGTTAGGTCAAccatatcttacaaatgtacaTTAATTTAATCCATTAGTGTAcaagtttataataattaggGAATGTTTGCtaataaaaactattaaatgttgcaaccaattgaacattgaaaataaagtttataatattaatgaattggtacaaaatattatgaagtaaaatttaaacataactcattaagttaaataatatatattaattaaatttggattaCCTTAAATAATCAGTATATACTTTTAGTtctatttaaaaagttatatttaatgtataaagttatttattataaacaaatatagtaaaatataataaatttatttgaaataaatctaTTAGATCATTTTAAGTATCGATGTTTGACTAGAGATCAAttgtttcaaattatataatatttaaattgaatattaatttagatgttGACAAAACATTTCTGACATGTATATTTAATTAGTCAATTCAACTGCAAGTATTTGCTatcattgataatatttaaatacgAAACTATTAAGTATTAGAATAAGGTATTTGGTTtgcattttaaaataatttaaataaaattaattttttttttataattatattaattatttcattaatcaaaatattaaaatattatttattttaaattattatttaattatatttaacttttaaattttaaaaaactagaGGAATTCTTAATGatttcgataaaaaaaaattattattttagtaaaaaaatttaaaagataaatatatatatatatgtttttggtaaaatggttatgtttgaatttttttttcttgaacaTGACAAAACATCTAGTtgagtgaaaaaaataaaagattttaaatatatatttaattttttttttgataaaaaggcatgtttagaaatttttttctaaaatatagaaaaaaatatatttatttttttggaaaaatagaCATGTTCGATTGTTTTTTTCTCAAACATTAAtaagagagataaaaaaaaattaattttttttggaaaatttacAATGTTCGGAATTCTTTTGTCCAAAAAATGGTCAAAACTCAAAagagagatattttttttaaaaaatggctatgttaagaatttttttatcccgaatatgactatttttttaaatttattataattttagtatatttttttatttctttctatacACAAGTGACCGTCaatataaaattagtaaatCGTGATAATGCCTGTCCGGACCAAAAAATAGGCAAGTAGGCTAATTTGTTTAAGGGATGAACTTGATTGACCCGTCCATTAAGGGCTTTCTGTTCAATAGGAGATAGGGCATTTTCACGTGAAGAAGAATAGGCTCAGGCTAAGGGCGGGGTAGTTGACGATTGAATCCggtttttcatattattttcatatcCGTCATAGAGCGAAAAGAAGGTCCGGCTCCAAGTTGTTCAAGAATAGTGGCGTTAAGTTTCTCGACCCTTTCCCTTAGGATTAGTCAGTTCTATTTCTCGGGCAAGGAAGATTCTACATACGAGATGCTTCCATCACGTCCGGGCCGCCGCCTGAAGCAAGATGTTGCCCTAAGTCCCATGCTATTCAGCAAAACATGATGTCCTTGCATAACTTCCTGAAGTATTTCTCATACAATGGAATCTTTTTCCCGAATTTTATTCTTCGCAACTCCTATGTTCGAAGCAAGATGTTGTTTAATTATCCAATACTTGCTTTAGTCTCTGTTTGTGATGACATAAGTCCCTCCCTACAACTCCTGAATTAAGAATTCTCGCAACAATAAGGTCTACTCATAAACAAGTTATGAAAAAAAATGCTTCAATTCCATTATTCAGAAATCTATATTAAAAGGcctaaataagaaaataaaaagtttagaatgtaaattgaaatatacaaataaataaagatcTTATATATAGATTCTAATAAGTAAATTCCTGGCCTTGATTTCGCCATCTCAGCATCACTAGTTGCTTAACTGCCTCAAATTCTCAAAATTCTCTCACAAAAAGAAaagatcttcttcttcatctctcCCATTTATACGTGAAGATTCTTCGCAATCTCACTACGAACTGCTAAAATGGCTCAAATACTCTCTCCAGTATGCACAGACGCACTCAAATTTCAGAATCCATGGCGACGACGTCTTTGTTCAACAATTCTAACCAATAGGAACAAGAACAACATGATCGGTACATATACAAATCGAAGAAGAGCTCCTTCCAAGCTTAGAGTTGCCGTTGAAAACTTTCCTTTGTCAGATGAAATCGCCGATGATTATTATGCAGTTTTAGGACTGGTAATCACCGATTTTCCATTTATCATGTACTTTGTTAACTAATCGATGCATATATATATTGCTCATAGATGATATCGCTTTGATTTTAGTATTTGTTATCAAATCTTAACTGTTTTAGAtgataattattaatgtttactattcctaaatattattatttgtaacaCTTTAATGGACATTGTTTTGATTGTTAttgtcattattattattatactttattaGATCCATTATTTTATTCTTGTCGATGCAATCATcattatgaaaaaaaagagaGCTCAATTGGAAATCATTTAAATCATCTCTGATCTATCTTTatagatggtttaatctttaaataatttcctTATATGAAACTCTATTGATGGCCCTTGAGAAATAGCATGAAGTAGGATGCACTTTCGTGTTTGTTTCTCACCAAAACCGTAAGTGTTGGACTGAAAGAGGATGGATAGGTCGAATTCATGGCCCCTCACTTCAACTTAGGGCTTTCTTAGTAGGAATTGAAGCTGAGACTTTTAGTCTCTTGGACAAAAGCAAGAAAAAGAATGTTACATAAAATACACTAAATAagcatatataaaataatcgaATAATCAGTTTAAGATTGTATTCTTTTCGTTAGTAATCTATGTTGTTTGTTTTTGCGAATGTTATTAATCAGTTtatttagggtcttttgattgtcattctTTAATCATAGCTAAGACTTGTCTAGTTTTAATTCTTGACTCTcccatttttttgatttttaatgaaatagtattaatcgtttttcccaaaaaaaacaataatcgAATAAGCTGATTGTTTGTGgaaaatgtcattttatttggaaacaaaaattTTGGAAGTACTTGATTTTAGTAGTAAATAGAGGATTTGGAATGGATATTTTGATACTCTAGCTCAGACTATGGATCACTACTGAATATGTGAAGCTGTCTTATATTGAAATATTCTCTTGTTCAAAAATGATTCTGACCATATTCTTCATTTGATTGGTCTAAATTTCAGCTTCCAGATGCAACACCAGAGCAAATAAAAAAGGCCTATTATAATTGCATGAAATCATGCCATCCTGATTTGAGCGGTGACAATCCAGAGACAACTAATTTCTGTATGTTCATCAATGAGGTCTATGAGGTTGGTTGGTTGCTTGCTTGCTTCCTGTAAACAGTTTGGTTCTGATTTGACTTTGAAAATCTCAAAtactgattttttttcttcttcttgctttTTATTTTGTGCAATTTAACTGTTCTCGTGCAGATTCTTAGTGATCCAGTGCAGCGAATGATTTATGATGAAATTCATGGGTATGCGTTGACTGCAATTAATCCATTCTTGGATGATTCAAGCACGAAGAATAATGTTTTTGTGGATGAGTTTAGCTGCATAGGTATCTACCaacttaaatatttacattACCAGAAACGAGCAAATTCTATAATAAAGAAGAGAATATTGTTGCAACAAAGTTAGAGACTAGTAGACTGTTAGCATTTTTTAAGCACACTGAATCTGGTTTTAGTTATTCTAGAACACATTAAATTACCATTAATCCAGAGTCCAGACTAGAACTATGGGAATGTGGTTGAGTTTATTGGCAATGTTAAGAGGAATAGATGAATTTCTAGCACCAGCAAcaaatatagatatattatttgtttgaggATTATTGTAATTTGGATAGAATCGTTGAATGTAATACCAATCACTAACTATAAATTGTATCAATTTAAAATCCCACAATTTTAGTCCTGCACCTCCCCTactcttttatcaaatttatttatttatttattaaaacaagCCTACAATAAAATTCAGGGATACCTTTCAGAAGCTATCTCAAATCCTTATTCATCCTCTTAATGATATTAAAGTTGGGAGGATAAATGAAATTTGTCTCATTAAAGCGCAGAATATTGCATATCAATTTAGATATTAGTTTGTTATGAATACCTTCAGATTTCTTTAACCTAAAATAATTAGCTTAAATAGTTTGCTGCATTCTCTCAGTTATTTGATGTGTCTAATATGCATTACTGATATGTTCTTGCACACACACAGGGTGCAAAAACTGTGCCAATGTAGACCCAGAGGTGTTCGGTATTGAGGAAGACTATGGAAGGGCCAGAGTTTATTGTCAGAATGGAAACCGTGACAACATTCAACAGGCTATTGATAGTTGGTTAGTTCTTGTCAGAATATTCCACTTTGTATAATATTTACCTTGATTTTTCATTTGCTTTGACACATCCAGTGAAAAGTATATGTTAAATCACATATCATTAACAGTTTATACTTGTATATCACCCCCTAGTTAACTTTTCTGCCAATGGTGAAAATATTATTGTGTACACTCTTAATTCAACTTTAGATAACACTTGACTAAATTTGGTTTCCATTTAAGTCTATAGAGTAGTTCAGCTTAGGATTCATGTCTTTGGACAGCTGACTAAGCATGGACCTGTTGTTGTAAACTGTCAACACTTTAGGGAGCTCTCTGAATTCTATGTCACCTACTTCCATTTAGTTCCTTTATGATATTTCCCTAGACTTTCCGCATTATGAATTTCTCGCTCTCAGACTTACTCTACCAAGTTAAATCAGAGGTTGTATGTTCACCAATCTTATTAAGGCATCTTAAGCAGTGATCACATGGGTCAAAAAAGGATTTAGATAAATCAACAAAGACACCTCATAATGTGCATATAATGTGTATTAATGGAAGGCATGCAATCTCAGACTTTGGTGACTTTCCAAAAATAGTTCATGTTCAATCTTGCTAGATCAACAACTTATGTTTTAGGAAGACATTCCAATGTGGTCCCATAATTTGAAATGGTTGTCATTAAAACATTTGCTTTGGTGCTACCCCTAAATTGACAATATATGTTGTGTCCTCTTGAATTTCATACAGTGATATGAGACTAGAGGACGTACTttgttttaaactaaattaacgATTAAAGTGATTTTATCTCAGTCCAGTAGATTGTATACACTGGACTTCTGCTGCACAGCTATCCTTGCTTGAAGATGAAATGCGCAGGGTAGAAAGAGTAAATGTAAGGCTTTCTCTTTTACTTAATTTATAGTGTTTGTTAGTGACTCATGTGCTCAATTTGTTTGTTAGTCATTCCTTAATTTGATAATGGGAGGTCCGATGGTTTAAACCATGCTATCCTTAATAAATTGATCACATGTGGGTAATTTTAACCAAATTCATCAATCTAATCAAGTCTACTTATGACCAAAAGTAAGGAGATGGAATGTGCAACACTTATTGATAAAGAAGGTAAAATAACTATTGATGGAAATCATAGAATAAAACGGAGGTTACGTAAAAGGGAAATGGGAACGTAGTAACCACCTTATTTGATGAAAGAATTCCTACTTCATATAACAATTATTAGATTTGTGATGCCCTGTGTTCAAAGTGTTGAACCATTACACAGATTTGTGATGCCCCACGTTCATAAgttgtttttctttaaaaaaaagaaagaaagaaaagaatagTGGACATGAGAATGCTCAgctgtattaataaaaaaaaactagataaGATCAAACTAGGAATAAGAATAGATGAAGCTTTTAGTTGAAGGTCATTGGGATGATGTGAATGAGGGATCTATTTTCATAATTTCTGAAATGGCAGCACAATAGTGTAGAATTTTGTATGGAAGATgattttcttcattatttggatgataaattacaatttataggcaatataagaaaataagctaattaaataaagagaaattttaTAGATATGTACCTTGCTTGTAAAGACAAACAACATTGAACCACTTGGAATAAATGACTCTTGGAAATGGTAAAAGTGTGCCTAGATTGTATTTTCCACACAAATTAGTATTTTACTTTGACTCTTAGTTGACGTTTTGGTTcactttaacatatttttaatgattgtTAGTAATTCATGATTCTTTCTGACCAGGTTGCGCTAATGCTTTCCGGAATGGGCTCAGGGGCACTGGATGTGTTTAGAATTGTATGTAATTATGTTCCTTGTATTTTGTCATCAACCTTTCGTGAAAAAAAATCCATACAATAAATGATGCCTAGGAACCACCTTCGCTCTACCAATGTACCTCAGTTCCTATTTGTCTAATGAGGTCTCAAGCCTTAGATGATGAGAAAGAGTTGTTAATTTTAGCCAATCCATCAGAACAATCATTGTGTATTAGGGTTCCTAGGCATATTAAGCACATCATTGAGGACGATTCTCCAATCTCTTGTTTCTCTTAAAAGGCTATGCTAGTTATCATTCCATATGTCAAAGAGTTTAGCATTAAGACAATCGTCATTAGTGGGACGCCAGTCCACCCAACCACACACacaccaaaaaaagaaaacactTTAGTAGTTTCCTCTAAAAGTCCTGGTATATTATTTGAAGTTATTGTTCATCCATATTAATTGAGTTACATTTGTTGCAGGCTAGTTCCAGATGGCAAAAGAGACAAGCTAAAGTGCTGGTAAGAGATCTTGGTGCTAAGCACATCTTTGCTTTCACGCCATTTGAAATTCAGATATTTGGTTtttgaagaaaacaaaaaaaatgatttaccCGTTATGATGGTGTCTTTGTCTGTATAgtaatacttttttttgtaaaatgtgGGTTATTTTCctaaaatgttataaagaatgggtaatttggttgatgatttgaatatttcacatcaaacaagctttccCAAACTTTATGGGATagtggtttatttgaaaataatttccCCTTGCACTTTTGAATGAAGCTATACATCTTGCTTAAACTTCAAGTCTTTGTTGGTAGTTTTGGACGATTCTAAATGGTCTTTAAGTTGTGCCAAAATGCAAAGATTTGTTGATATACCACTTTTCGAATTTGGCAGCTTCTCAAAACCTTTCTAGGCTACCATGTTCTTCTCTATTATGATACTCTTGAGAATATCTGCTTGACAAATTTGATTGTATTTTCCAGGAGCAAGCTAAAACAAGGATGATGAAACAGAAAGGTTCTGACAAAAGTGAATCATATTGGGACAACCTTTGGGCCAATCCTACTAGAAACCGACAAGATACtggtaaaaataaaactagaaGTTGAGCATGTGTTTCCTTACCTAAAAAAAAGTTCCAATTTCACGAAAATTATTCATGAGAAGcaactttcttcttcttcttcgtatGATTCTATTGCGTCACACGAtaacatttgaaaaataaagaagaaactGGTTTACCTAATGAACCTAAATATAGTTTTCCAGTGgtaaaatgaccaaaataacGCCGTTGCCGGGGATCGAACCCGGGTCACCCGCGTGACAGGCGGGAATacttaccactatactacaacgACTTGATGTTAGTTGTGATTATTAGTTTGTTACTGaattatttaatccaaattaaccCTCTCAAATGGTGTTTGATATTGGTGTTTTTTGGAAAAATCTTGTTAGATGGAAAAACAGGTTAATTGGTTGAATTACTATAATTgtgtttttgtatttaaattttgtaaaaacaaCCCAACATCAGACTAGCTCTTAGATAACTTTCAAAAAAACtacaaaatttcaataaatgGTTTTCTTTATCTTGACTTATATCAAAAGCAagactaaatttatattatatgataCAGCTTTTACCTTATCCTTGACAAAATACATCTTCTATTTGTTAACTTCCTTTGTGGTTTTTAAATCTAGAATATGTTTAATCTTATtatatgacaaaaaaaatgGGTATTTTGTTCTAATAAACTTGTACTCTAGCTATTTTTGGTATCCATGTCTTACTATGTCTGCAGTCTTAGAACGAAAAGTTTCTAGCAATGAAgattgattttgtgttttttcttctcATCCATTGCGTAAAATTGGTGTATTATGTGATGGGTTTTATTCTTTATAGATGAGAAAGTGGAAGAGAGATCGAGAAGGGCAGCTGCAGCTGCTCGAAGGTGGAGAGAATACTCGAGAAAAGGAGTTGATAAACGCCCTAGCTTCAGGCTACCAGAAGCCATTCCCAACAAGGAGAATTGAATTGGTAAATTCTGCTACATGTAATTATTTAGATAtagtcaaaaataaaatttcagaatctgtaatatatgtataaatattgtaaaattcACCAGTGTAATTAATTACAATTGTTATCAACAACAGGATACAATTGCCAAAATGATCAAGTATATAATgcaattattttaagatttatttatttattttggagataataataatacaaatgatTTAATGGCGCCATAGGATAAAGATAAGGCAAGATACACCATCACATAATGTACTACTAAGATTTGAATTTGTGACATAACACTAGGTAacttaaatataagaaattacaAAGTGAAATAACCCCTCGTATCCTATGGGctgatatttgattatataagttagatgtttattttaaaaaattaaaataaataataactaatgaaattctaaagattaaataaaatgataaatttataaaatttgaatataaaagaTCATATAACTTTTAGGATGACtttaaaaatatagttaatgATTAGAGATGAAGCGAAAATATCAAACTAGTATCAAAAAAATTCTACGCTTGAATTTGAATCCTGCTAAAATGTTCCTATCGAAAATGGTTGAAGAAATAAcaagatttttcttttttccctTTCCACAATCTCAATTGtttcaaactttttatttttggaatataATATTTACGAAATCTCTATGAAGAGATATTTTATAGACTTAGTACGGGGCTTTGAACTCAAATACATTACCCACAATGAACCATAAAAACTATGAAAACCATTTCATTTTAGGCATTTAGTATGTTTTTGATTGcgaatataatattatttttatcgaGATTAAGTGAAATGCCTAGAAAATgttcgattttttttataattggatgagaatgaataaaaaaaaactaagagaTTCCATATTAGATTTCAAACTTTAGATAAAAATTGATGATAAAGAgacaaaaaaaatcacaaattcgattttcacttaaaacgattaaagtTGAAGTAATTAGGGTCGGCCCTGTTAAGGTCAGTTAAACCGTCTAggaccaaaataaaaatttataacacCAAAAAaggtttgattatatattattaaatgtatTAACCTACCATCTAACCaactaaatattaaactatgtcacttttattaaaatgaatacaaaattattatatttatttaatatgacaCAACATATAACTACTAAACTATCAAATATAAGAATACTTTTTCTGCTTTAGAACCTTAATTCTCAAGAGAAATGATTTAAGGATAAATTTGGAATAGAGAATTTGAAAAGGAATTACTTGACacgtaatttaattttttgaaaaaataacaaattttctctttattctaTCTTTCCTCCACTTATATCATTTTTCCAACGTAATCATTACTTCCTTTATCCACCTCCCAAATCTCAATTCTCAATGCCATTGTTGAAGGTAAAAATCGGGAGTCAATGTAGTTTTCAAccttaaaaaagataaaatatctataaataaataaataaataaacaaaatgggCTGGGTTATTGTTAAATATATCGTATGGGCTTATTGTTAGGGTAGCGGCCCTTTGTTCCATTCTGGACTGagtagtgaaaaaaaaaaaaagacagaCAAATTgaaccgaagaagaagaagagtgagGCTGGAAACTTCATCACGGTTTTCGCCGCCATCCACTTTCGCCGGCTTACACCTCCGGCGACTTACAGCACCTCCGGCGGCCTCCGCCGCTCATTTCTCCACCGATTTTACATGACCTTATGCAGAGACATACTGATAAAAGAGCCACAAAGAGCCGTCTATCTTCTCTAACTGCATCTGTTTAATCAACCTTATTTGCTCGAATAGGTATAATCTCTGATCCTTCTTTGTGTTTTATGATGATTCAATGCTAGGTAGATCACATTTATCAACATTAATTTCGCCATTTTGTTTTCTGGTTACAATATAATATACAAgttcatttgaaattttttataatatgaacCAGGACTAGAAACTGATCTCAAAAGACATGGCCCTCTCCATCTCAAGAAGGCTGCTTCGCTCCTTTGGTTCAATTCGTGCGCCACTCACTGGTAACGTTTGCAGATTCTATTGACTTTATTCATTTTTGTTGTCATTAATATGGCGGCATTATTCCTCAGCAGTGAGTATCAATGCCAAGGATGTTGCTTTGCCTGTTGGATACTCTACTTTGAAGAAGAATGTATGTTATTTTACTTGTACTGAGTATTGTTTAGTTGCTTAATTTATCTTGTTCTTAGTAGATGGTTTCATGCGTAGCTTTCTGTTTACACAAATGCAGAATGAGCTTTCTCTACTTGGCTATCAAAGGTTCTCTACTGGAATTATAACTCCAGACACGAGTGCTGGTGCATTCCCTGCTGATATGCTAtccaaaaagaaaattttaactCCCGAGCGCACACAAGGTACTTGATAAGACGACGAACTAGTTTTCTTTGTATATTAAGCCCCTGAATATCTGTTTAATCTCCTGTAAACTAGTAGTGATAGCTTGAACACATAAAATGCATGAAAggaattgtttgaattttacCCATAATCTTAGATTCTTtgtctgttttttttaatgattctaCTCTGTTTCAGCAATGGTTTATTCATTCTTTTTGGGACCCTATTATGTTTATTATGATTGGATCTTTTGAATTTCCAAACCAATTTGTCACCATTTGAATACAATTGACTCATTTCATGATGGTGTATTTCTAAATggaacttgatttgattgattggGATTTCATTAGATTTGGATTTGGCGGTAGTTACTAGTTATCATTATGTAGGCTATAAATATGTACATAATTTTTCATTGTAATTCTCTCATAAGCTTACTACCTTATAGTATAATATGACATGACATTAGAAAATCAGGTTAATTATGTTTGAATTGGAATGTTCCTCATAATTGTTAGTTTGGTTGATATTTTAGGACTGTTGCAAGACCTGATGATACCTGTgactaattttaataatgaagaCAAGGGATTTATGGTTCTAGCTGGTGATGTTTTTGATGTGCCTATCAGAAAGGATATCATTCACCGTGTAGT
Proteins encoded:
- the LOC124912272 gene encoding chaperone protein dnaJ C76, chloroplastic, with the translated sequence MAQILSPVCTDALKFQNPWRRRLCSTILTNRNKNNMIGTYTNRRRAPSKLRVAVENFPLSDEIADDYYAVLGLLPDATPEQIKKAYYNCMKSCHPDLSGDNPETTNFCMFINEVYEILSDPVQRMIYDEIHGYALTAINPFLDDSSTKNNVFVDEFSCIGCKNCANVDPEVFGIEEDYGRARVYCQNGNRDNIQQAIDSCPVDCIHWTSAAQLSLLEDEMRRVERVNVALMLSGMGSGALDVFRIASSRWQKRQAKVLEQAKTRMMKQKGSDKSESYWDNLWANPTRNRQDTDEKVEERSRRAAAAARRWREYSRKGVDKRPSFRLPEAIPNKEN